One genomic segment of Gemmatimonadota bacterium includes these proteins:
- a CDS encoding phytanoyl-CoA dioxygenase family protein — protein sequence MLSQDQVEFYHENGYMTVDKVLSDAEVTDLQRVTDEFVDKARVITEHTDFYDLEPGHSADDPQVRRLKSPIDHHDVYRRTIEHDGILDIVAQLIGDDIRTNGNKLNMKSADYGSPVEWHQDWSFYPHTNDDILAVGVCIDEMTEANGALLVIPGSHKGPTYDHHQDGRFCGAVSDPEFTPDNVVALEVPAGGISIHHVRTLHGSAPNYSGAPRRLLLFQMAAADAWPLTGAGDWDTFNGNLLRGEPTNVPRMADLPVRMPLPGPERGGSIYETQSVLENKTWAR from the coding sequence ATGTTATCCCAGGATCAGGTTGAATTCTACCACGAGAACGGTTACATGACCGTCGACAAAGTGCTTTCTGACGCGGAGGTCACGGATCTGCAGCGGGTGACGGACGAATTCGTAGATAAGGCCCGGGTCATCACCGAACATACGGACTTCTACGATCTCGAACCCGGTCACTCGGCGGATGATCCGCAGGTGCGCCGCCTGAAGAGCCCGATCGACCACCACGACGTGTACAGGCGCACCATAGAGCACGACGGCATCCTCGACATCGTGGCGCAGCTGATCGGCGACGACATACGGACCAACGGCAACAAGCTGAACATGAAGTCCGCCGACTACGGCAGCCCGGTGGAATGGCACCAGGACTGGTCCTTTTATCCCCATACCAACGACGATATCCTGGCCGTGGGCGTCTGCATCGATGAGATGACCGAAGCCAACGGCGCCTTGCTGGTGATTCCCGGTTCCCATAAAGGCCCGACCTACGACCACCACCAGGACGGACGGTTCTGCGGTGCGGTGAGCGATCCCGAATTCACCCCGGACAACGTCGTGGCGCTCGAAGTGCCCGCGGGCGGGATATCCATCCATCACGTCCGGACGCTGCACGGATCGGCGCCGAACTATTCCGGCGCACCACGGCGCTTGCTCTTGTTCCAGATGGCTGCCGCCGACGCCTGGCCACTCACGGGAGCGGGCGACTGGGACACCTTCAACGGCAACCTCCTCCGGGGCGAACCGACCAACGTGCCGCGCATGGCCGACCTGCCCGTACGCATGCCCCTTCCCGGCCCGGAACGAGGCGGTTCGATCTACGAAACCCAGTCGGTTCTCGAGAACAAGACCTGGGCCCGGTGA
- a CDS encoding DUF2089 domain-containing protein, giving the protein MTSDTDLNNDSVQIPNPRLPAHCPGCASALKVTRLDCTECDTAVIGGFHLPPLARLAPEDQAFVLCFLQTGGNLKDMAEHYGVSYPTLRNRLDDLVAHLDSLVAADRPEEELGEASSFSQ; this is encoded by the coding sequence ATGACCAGCGACACCGATTTGAATAACGACTCTGTTCAGATACCGAACCCGCGTTTACCCGCCCATTGCCCGGGCTGTGCCTCGGCCCTGAAGGTCACCCGCCTGGACTGCACCGAGTGCGATACGGCCGTGATCGGCGGCTTTCACCTGCCGCCGCTGGCCCGGCTTGCCCCGGAGGATCAGGCCTTCGTGCTCTGCTTCCTCCAGACCGGCGGCAATCTCAAGGACATGGCCGAACACTACGGCGTCTCCTACCCCACGCTGCGGAACCGCCTCGATGACCTGGTCGCGCATCTGGATTCGCTGGTGGCGGCGGATCGGCCAGAGGAAGAACTCGGCGAAGCAAGTAGCTTCTCGCAATAG
- a CDS encoding MBL fold metallo-hydrolase has protein sequence MPFHWERIEEGIYRFQDSCIVYAVEGPEGVVLVNTGTGKAEDHLEEIAGGRPVTVLLTHHFRDHTDGAIRLHEKGARILGPYWDQEYLVDPEQHFRERQHWNSYDNRWDRFSPVRTVPVDGWLMDYETRDIAGLSWEVVPTPGMTNGASSYVVTIGERRIGFVGEVICGTGKTTRLAPLQYNYNDYTGAWNLYHAVNRLLAVGADRLLPSLGDPVEDPAGAIAAFKANLKHLEEIQPGVAEPLEDPDEDDIEEVLPHLYRSKYAGAETHFVLSDTGKVMSIDYGYNLNAIFRPEKSHVSNRRPILHGISGLRKRFGIDRIDATLVSHFHDDHVNGIPMLQRLYGTEVLAGEQFSDLLENPMKYDRPCLWHEPIRVGRHIPNGTTVHWENIPITLYPMSGHTRFATLICMEIDGTRVAHTGDQAFFDTEGGLGYQAGARMFTNHVYKNGLDLGCYKRFLEDLKRFEPELVITGHTRPYRTSPEWYAEIGRAAEAFDDVHTTLMLLEDDEAHFGAESQGGKLVPYRAHAPEGGPIEFSGWVLNPFPTEQPVRIRLVGPDGWQCETVTLSLGPREQKEIRLVLHVPEGTQCRRQPVALNLTVGGRPFGQVTEALVTVGMPKW, from the coding sequence ATGCCTTTCCACTGGGAACGAATCGAAGAAGGTATCTACCGTTTTCAGGACAGCTGCATCGTCTATGCCGTCGAAGGACCGGAGGGCGTCGTGCTGGTCAACACCGGCACCGGCAAGGCCGAGGACCACCTCGAAGAGATCGCGGGCGGCAGGCCGGTGACGGTCCTGCTCACCCACCACTTCCGCGACCACACGGACGGCGCCATCAGGCTGCACGAGAAGGGGGCCCGGATCCTCGGCCCGTACTGGGACCAGGAGTATCTCGTCGACCCGGAACAGCACTTCCGGGAACGGCAGCACTGGAACTCCTACGATAACCGGTGGGACCGCTTCTCGCCCGTCCGGACCGTGCCGGTCGACGGCTGGCTGATGGACTACGAGACGCGGGACATCGCGGGGCTGTCGTGGGAGGTCGTGCCCACGCCCGGCATGACCAACGGCGCGAGCAGCTACGTCGTGACCATCGGCGAAAGGCGTATTGGATTCGTCGGCGAGGTGATCTGCGGGACCGGGAAGACGACCCGCCTGGCGCCCCTGCAGTACAACTACAACGACTACACCGGCGCGTGGAACCTGTACCATGCCGTCAACCGGCTGCTCGCGGTCGGTGCGGACCGGCTGCTCCCGAGCCTGGGGGACCCGGTGGAGGACCCGGCCGGCGCCATCGCGGCTTTCAAGGCGAACCTGAAGCACCTCGAGGAGATCCAGCCCGGCGTCGCCGAACCGCTGGAGGACCCGGACGAGGATGATATCGAAGAGGTGCTGCCCCACCTGTACCGCTCGAAGTACGCCGGCGCGGAGACCCACTTCGTCCTGAGCGACACGGGCAAGGTCATGTCCATCGACTACGGATACAACCTGAATGCGATATTCAGGCCGGAGAAGTCGCACGTATCTAATCGCAGGCCGATCCTCCACGGGATCAGCGGGCTCAGGAAGCGCTTCGGGATCGACCGGATCGACGCGACGCTCGTCTCCCATTTCCACGACGACCACGTCAACGGCATCCCCATGCTCCAGCGTCTCTATGGGACGGAGGTCCTGGCGGGCGAGCAGTTCAGCGACCTGCTAGAGAACCCGATGAAGTACGACCGGCCCTGTCTCTGGCACGAGCCGATCCGGGTGGGCCGGCACATCCCCAACGGGACGACGGTCCACTGGGAGAACATCCCCATCACGCTGTATCCTATGTCGGGGCATACCCGCTTCGCCACACTGATCTGCATGGAGATCGACGGGACCCGCGTGGCCCACACCGGCGATCAAGCCTTCTTCGACACGGAGGGCGGGCTAGGTTATCAGGCCGGCGCGCGCATGTTCACGAATCACGTCTACAAGAACGGGCTGGACCTGGGGTGCTACAAACGGTTCCTGGAAGACCTGAAGCGCTTCGAGCCGGAACTGGTCATCACGGGCCATACCCGACCCTACCGCACGTCACCCGAATGGTACGCCGAGATCGGCCGGGCCGCCGAAGCCTTCGACGACGTGCACACCACGCTCATGCTGCTGGAGGACGACGAAGCCCACTTCGGCGCCGAGTCCCAGGGCGGCAAGCTGGTGCCCTATCGCGCCCACGCGCCCGAGGGCGGACCGATCGAGTTCAGCGGCTGGGTGCTCAACCCCTTCCCCACGGAACAGCCGGTCCGTATCCGCCTGGTGGGGCCCGATGGCTGGCAGTGCGAGACGGTGACCCTGTCCCTGGGTCCACGTGAGCAGAAGGAGATCCGCCTGGTGCTTCACGTTCCGGAGGGTACGCAGTGCCGGAGGCAGCCCGTGGCGCTGAACCTGACCGTGGGCGGGCGGCCCTTCGGGCAGGTGACCGAGGCCCTGGTGACGGTGGGGATGCCGAAGTGGTGA
- a CDS encoding ribbon-helix-helix protein, CopG family has protein sequence MSKGLVRTVINLEDKQKAWLDRQAALRRVSRASLIRQAVSEYQAKERRGSDVSLQKALEQTAGIWQSGDGLEYQMRIRKE, from the coding sequence ATGAGCAAAGGACTAGTTAGGACAGTAATCAACCTGGAAGACAAGCAGAAGGCGTGGCTGGATCGTCAGGCCGCACTGCGGCGTGTTTCCAGGGCCTCGTTGATTCGTCAGGCAGTCAGCGAATACCAGGCCAAGGAAAGGCGGGGCTCGGATGTTTCATTGCAAAAGGCACTGGAACAGACTGCAGGCATCTGGCAGTCCGGCGACGGCCTCGAGTACCAAATGCGAATTCGCAAGGAATGA
- a CDS encoding AbrB/MazE/SpoVT family DNA-binding domain-containing protein: MPKVSAKRQITLPAEQCRLVGIEPGDECQSYVADGRITIVREEPGSAWGCLAHLEGDPTVSDEESRQDAIEGKQDQTP, encoded by the coding sequence GTGCCTAAAGTCAGCGCCAAGCGGCAAATCACACTCCCGGCTGAACAGTGCCGTTTAGTAGGCATCGAGCCGGGAGACGAGTGCCAGAGCTACGTGGCCGACGGACGAATTACCATAGTCCGCGAGGAGCCCGGTAGCGCCTGGGGATGCCTGGCGCATCTCGAAGGCGATCCGACGGTTTCAGATGAGGAATCGCGTCAGGACGCGATAGAAGGAAAGCAGGACCAGACACCTTGA
- a CDS encoding DUF2961 domain-containing protein has protein sequence MIGQTSLASLPSLRAYDSRRISSWNTSGENADFWRIEAGEKRVIGEIDEPGCIKHLWMTLGLPAEDYCRRIVMRMYWDGSTEPSVECPIGDFFGLGHGMRKDFITAPLQMSPQDGKGFNSWWPMPFRDKAVIEVENQGTEGYNHYFYIDYETYPTVETVVDQAYFHTQWRREANTRGWAFEEGLKPEAYRNDPRWSNLSERENYVICDVEGNGVYCGAHLDIDCFQRNPNDWYGEGDDMMFIDGEAWPPSLHGTGTEDWYHCAYCPTDEYNAPYHGIILYSGNDEWRWKGKNTVYRYHIEDPIRFRKSFHISIEHGHANKLSNDYSSTAYYYLSEPRHGGPALLPVDDRIPRPDEPRYGG, from the coding sequence ATGATCGGTCAGACCAGCCTGGCGTCGCTGCCCTCGCTGCGCGCTTACGACAGCCGCCGGATTTCCAGCTGGAATACCTCCGGGGAAAACGCCGATTTCTGGCGCATCGAAGCCGGCGAGAAACGCGTCATCGGCGAGATCGACGAACCGGGATGCATCAAGCACCTTTGGATGACGCTCGGGCTTCCGGCCGAGGATTACTGCCGCCGCATCGTAATGCGCATGTACTGGGACGGCAGCACGGAACCGAGCGTGGAGTGCCCCATCGGCGATTTCTTCGGCCTCGGCCACGGCATGCGCAAGGATTTCATTACCGCGCCGCTGCAGATGAGCCCGCAGGACGGCAAGGGGTTCAATTCCTGGTGGCCCATGCCCTTCAGGGACAAGGCCGTGATCGAAGTGGAGAACCAGGGAACCGAGGGATACAACCACTATTTCTACATCGATTACGAGACGTATCCCACGGTTGAGACGGTGGTGGACCAGGCGTATTTTCACACACAGTGGCGGCGGGAAGCCAACACCCGGGGATGGGCCTTCGAGGAAGGACTCAAGCCGGAAGCCTACCGGAACGACCCGCGCTGGTCGAATTTGAGCGAGCGGGAAAACTACGTCATCTGCGACGTCGAAGGAAACGGTGTCTACTGCGGCGCCCACCTGGACATCGACTGTTTCCAGCGGAACCCGAACGACTGGTACGGCGAGGGAGACGACATGATGTTCATCGACGGCGAGGCGTGGCCGCCGTCGCTGCACGGGACCGGCACCGAGGACTGGTACCATTGCGCCTACTGCCCGACCGACGAGTACAACGCGCCCTATCACGGCATCATCCTCTACAGCGGCAACGACGAGTGGCGGTGGAAGGGCAAGAACACGGTCTACCGCTACCACATCGAGGATCCGATCCGGTTTCGGAAGAGTTTCCATATTTCCATTGAGCACGGTCACGCGAACAAGCTGAGCAACGATTACTCAAGCACGGCGTACTACTACCTATCCGAACCGCGGCACGGCGGACCGGCCCTGCTGCCAGTCGACGACCGGATTCCGCGTCCGGACGAACCGCGATACGGAGGGTGA
- a CDS encoding DUF2961 domain-containing protein: MIGQTSLASLPTLRTYRSHRISSWDTTGANTDAWRIEAGEKRVIGQIDGPGCIKHIWMTLGIPSEDYCRRIVLRMYWDGCVEPSVECPIGDFFGLGHGMRKDFITAPLQMSPQDGKGFNAWWPMPFREKAVVEVENQGDEGYFHYFYIDCEAYPTVDAVADQAYFHVQWRREADTKGWAFEEGLKPEEYRNDPRWQNTSDQDNYVICDVEGDGTYCGAHLDIDCFQRNPNDWYGEGDDMMFIDGEAWPPSLHGTGTEDWYHGAYGPTTEFQAPYHGIILYSGNPDWRFKGKNTVYRYHIEDPIRFRKSFRMSIEHGHANKLSNDYASTAYYYLSEPRRGGPALLSVDKRLPRPNEERYG, encoded by the coding sequence ATGATCGGTCAGACCAGCCTGGCGTCGCTGCCCACGCTGCGCACGTACAGGAGCCACCGGATTTCGAGCTGGGACACGACGGGCGCCAACACCGACGCGTGGCGGATCGAGGCCGGTGAGAAACGCGTCATCGGGCAGATCGACGGCCCCGGCTGCATCAAGCACATTTGGATGACGCTCGGGATCCCGTCCGAGGACTACTGCCGGCGCATCGTGCTGCGCATGTACTGGGACGGCTGCGTGGAGCCGAGCGTGGAGTGTCCAATCGGCGATTTCTTCGGCCTGGGACACGGCATGCGCAAGGATTTCATCACCGCGCCGCTGCAGATGAGCCCCCAGGACGGCAAGGGTTTCAACGCGTGGTGGCCCATGCCATTCAGGGAAAAGGCCGTGGTGGAAGTGGAAAACCAGGGCGACGAAGGCTACTTCCACTACTTCTACATCGACTGCGAAGCCTATCCCACCGTTGACGCGGTGGCGGATCAGGCGTATTTTCACGTACAGTGGCGCCGGGAAGCCGACACGAAGGGCTGGGCCTTCGAGGAAGGGCTCAAACCCGAAGAGTACCGGAACGACCCGCGCTGGCAGAACACGAGCGATCAGGACAACTACGTCATCTGCGACGTCGAGGGCGATGGCACCTACTGCGGCGCCCACCTGGACATCGACTGTTTTCAGCGGAACCCGAACGACTGGTACGGCGAAGGCGACGACATGATGTTCATCGACGGCGAGGCGTGGCCCCCGTCGCTGCACGGCACGGGCACCGAGGACTGGTATCACGGCGCATACGGTCCGACGACGGAGTTCCAGGCGCCGTACCACGGGATCATTCTCTACAGCGGCAACCCGGACTGGAGGTTCAAGGGCAAGAACACCGTATACCGTTATCACATTGAAGATCCTATCCGGTTCCGGAAGAGCTTCCGCATGTCCATCGAGCATGGCCATGCGAACAAGCTGAGCAACGATTACGCCAGCACGGCCTATTACTACCTCTCCGAGCCTCGGCGCGGCGGTCCGGCCCTGCTGTCGGTCGACAAACGCCTGCCGCGGCCGAACGAGGAGCGATACGGCTGA
- a CDS encoding type II toxin-antitoxin system VapC family toxin encodes MIAIDTNVLLRYLLRDDEGQAERARRVIEGGERVLITDVVLAETVWTLAGRRYRATRADLIDLIHNLLQDANLRFEDDEVVWSALQAYRRTEADFADALIACKAEKLAAAGDELSTVYTFDDVALQLPGTAKP; translated from the coding sequence TTGATCGCAATCGACACCAATGTCCTGCTGCGCTATCTCCTGAGAGACGACGAGGGGCAAGCTGAACGTGCGCGTCGCGTGATTGAAGGCGGCGAGCGCGTGCTCATTACGGACGTTGTACTGGCGGAAACGGTGTGGACGTTAGCCGGCCGCCGGTATCGCGCGACCCGGGCCGACCTGATCGACCTGATACATAACCTACTGCAAGATGCAAATCTTCGGTTTGAGGATGACGAGGTGGTCTGGAGCGCCCTGCAGGCCTATCGCAGGACGGAGGCGGACTTCGCCGATGCCCTGATCGCGTGCAAAGCAGAAAAGCTGGCTGCCGCAGGCGACGAGTTGAGCACTGTTTACACCTTCGATGACGTCGCTTTGCAATTGCCCGGTACTGCAAAGCCGTAG
- a CDS encoding asparaginase — translation MCADPQASHGRNRCQGLAELNNTIRKTAEISRVNTSVKTSVNTSPGYWLKPPDNNTLQFNSSSLQCTGIKLLNPQSKDHTMIVMATNNGDVGIRQAVDALREGKTAVDAIEIGIREVEVHRPDRSVGLHGYPNILGYPQLDALIMDGRTRDVGAVGAVTGYDHPISIARCVMEKLIHVFLVGDGAERFASEMGFEKSTYVDPEMPEIYAKHVREQLGIDDPEELQHTKELWKLSHLAVDPQKAGGTTNFIAQDGNGDICVGVSTSGWGWKYPGRLGDSPVISAGGFADNRYGAAACTGTGELAIRTGAARNVVTYMKMGMSLEEATAEGLRDMNELDSQRVGGVQIISLDASGAHMAGTTSDRKGSHVYMTADMDEPEFVEGISVPYEGE, via the coding sequence ATGTGCGCAGACCCGCAAGCCAGCCACGGGCGCAATCGCTGTCAAGGACTTGCCGAACTGAATAACACGATAAGGAAAACGGCGGAAATATCAAGGGTTAATACCTCGGTTAAAACCTCGGTTAATACCTCGCCGGGTTACTGGTTAAAGCCGCCTGATAATAACACTTTGCAATTCAATTCCTCCTCGTTACAATGCACTGGAATTAAACTCTTAAACCCTCAAAGCAAGGACCACACAATGATCGTCATGGCTACGAACAACGGCGACGTGGGCATCCGGCAGGCGGTGGACGCGCTCAGGGAAGGAAAGACCGCGGTGGACGCCATCGAGATCGGCATCCGGGAGGTAGAGGTGCACCGGCCCGATCGTAGCGTCGGCCTGCACGGCTATCCGAACATCCTCGGCTATCCCCAGCTGGACGCCCTCATCATGGACGGCCGCACGCGCGACGTGGGGGCCGTAGGCGCGGTGACGGGCTACGACCATCCGATCTCGATCGCCCGCTGCGTCATGGAGAAGCTGATCCACGTCTTCCTCGTCGGCGACGGCGCGGAGCGGTTCGCCAGCGAAATGGGTTTCGAAAAGAGCACCTACGTGGACCCCGAGATGCCCGAGATCTACGCGAAGCACGTGCGCGAACAGCTCGGGATCGACGACCCCGAGGAACTCCAGCACACCAAAGAACTTTGGAAGCTGAGCCACCTGGCCGTCGATCCGCAGAAGGCAGGGGGCACGACCAATTTCATCGCGCAGGACGGCAACGGCGACATCTGCGTGGGCGTCAGCACGAGCGGCTGGGGGTGGAAGTACCCGGGACGCCTGGGTGATTCGCCGGTCATCAGCGCGGGCGGCTTCGCGGACAACCGCTACGGTGCCGCGGCATGCACGGGCACGGGCGAGCTGGCCATCCGGACCGGCGCGGCCCGGAACGTGGTCACCTACATGAAGATGGGCATGTCGCTCGAAGAGGCCACCGCCGAGGGGCTTCGGGACATGAACGAACTGGACTCCCAGCGCGTGGGCGGCGTGCAGATCATCTCCCTGGACGCCAGCGGCGCCCACATGGCGGGGACCACGAGCGATCGGAAAGGCAGCCACGTCTACATGACGGCCGACATGGACGAGCCCGAGTTCGTCGAAGGCATCTCGGTGCCATACGAAGGCGAATAA
- a CDS encoding phytanoyl-CoA dioxygenase family protein gives MSIQQFGMSELARFAEEGYLRLGRVASDEHLRAMRDRIDDIMMGKVRYEGMPMQRDTTTGEYGELPTRTFEESEETLAYRRIDDLQLDPLYLGYMQHPFFREVTEALIGPNVSIFRAMFMNKPAEHGTHLPWHQDVGIGWGLDSNPETTVWTALDGATVENGCMQVVPGSHKHGVINEMHFPSKEDQARYAREEDCIHLEAEAGEAILLNNLLLHRSARNPTGKPRRAFSIAYMDASTRAVKTGETFPVIFGEDALTGGELIDSAQTNGAQTNGALAEGAVNAGR, from the coding sequence ATGTCCATTCAGCAGTTCGGCATGAGCGAGCTGGCCCGGTTTGCCGAGGAAGGCTACCTGCGTCTCGGCCGGGTGGCTTCCGACGAACACCTGCGGGCCATGCGCGACCGCATCGACGACATCATGATGGGCAAGGTCCGCTACGAAGGCATGCCCATGCAGCGCGACACGACCACGGGCGAGTACGGTGAACTGCCGACGAGGACGTTCGAGGAAAGCGAGGAGACGCTCGCTTACCGGCGCATCGACGATCTGCAGCTGGATCCGCTGTATCTTGGATACATGCAGCATCCGTTTTTTCGGGAGGTCACGGAGGCCCTCATCGGTCCGAACGTCTCCATCTTCCGGGCCATGTTCATGAACAAACCGGCCGAGCATGGCACCCATCTTCCCTGGCACCAGGACGTCGGCATCGGGTGGGGACTCGATTCGAATCCGGAGACGACCGTCTGGACCGCCCTCGATGGGGCGACAGTCGAAAACGGCTGCATGCAGGTCGTGCCCGGCAGCCACAAGCACGGCGTGATCAACGAGATGCACTTCCCATCGAAGGAGGACCAGGCCAGGTACGCGCGGGAGGAAGACTGTATCCACCTCGAGGCGGAGGCGGGCGAGGCCATTCTCCTCAACAACCTGCTCCTGCACCGGTCGGCCCGCAATCCCACCGGCAAGCCCCGCCGGGCATTCAGCATCGCGTACATGGACGCGTCCACGCGGGCAGTCAAAACGGGCGAGACCTTCCCCGTTATCTTCGGAGAAGATGCGCTGACCGGCGGCGAGCTGATCGATAGCGCGCAGACCAATGGCGCGCAGACCAATGGCGCGCTGGCCGAGGGCGCAGTGAACGCTGGCCGCTGA
- a CDS encoding type II toxin-antitoxin system VapC family toxin, with amino-acid sequence MARYLLDSVIVIDHFNGVDAATEFLTANGRDCVISVITRAETLAGFPPESEPLALELLDQFAALPVTTENSWQRLQGAVERDGWG; translated from the coding sequence ATGGCGAGGTACCTGCTGGACTCGGTTATCGTCATTGACCACTTCAATGGCGTTGATGCAGCGACGGAGTTCCTGACCGCTAACGGTCGAGATTGCGTGATCTCCGTCATTACCCGCGCGGAGACGCTGGCTGGATTCCCTCCCGAATCTGAACCGTTAGCCCTCGAACTCCTGGATCAGTTTGCGGCACTGCCAGTAACCACAGAAAACAGTTGGCAAAGATTGCAAGGCGCGGTCGAAAGAGATGGTTGGGGCTAA
- the xth gene encoding exodeoxyribonuclease III, which produces MSSWNLLSWNVNGVRAVTKKGFIEWFQEEAPDILCIQETKSQESQLDAKITDVDGYRSYWSEAEKKGYSGVGVYTRHEPISVEKGFGEERFDSEGRTLVLEYPDFTLFNVYFPNGKQNAQRLQYKMDFYASILAHWESLRADGKKLVICGDVNTAHKAIDLARPKDNEKISGFLPMEREWIDKIVDMGYVDTFRQFDEGPDNYTWWHLMSGARKRNVGWRIDYFYVTEDLMPSVSNAWIMPDVMGSDHCPIGIEVGVG; this is translated from the coding sequence ATGTCTTCATGGAATCTGTTGAGTTGGAACGTAAATGGGGTAAGGGCGGTGACGAAGAAGGGCTTCATCGAGTGGTTCCAGGAGGAGGCGCCGGACATCCTCTGCATCCAGGAAACCAAGTCCCAGGAGTCGCAACTGGACGCCAAGATCACGGATGTCGACGGATATAGGAGTTACTGGTCGGAAGCGGAGAAAAAGGGATACAGCGGCGTAGGCGTCTACACGCGCCACGAACCCATCAGCGTCGAGAAGGGATTCGGCGAGGAGCGGTTCGATTCGGAAGGCCGGACCCTGGTGCTGGAGTACCCCGATTTCACCCTGTTCAACGTGTACTTCCCGAATGGCAAGCAAAACGCCCAACGGCTGCAGTACAAAATGGATTTTTACGCGTCCATCCTGGCCCACTGGGAATCGCTCCGCGCCGACGGCAAGAAACTGGTCATCTGCGGCGACGTGAACACGGCCCACAAGGCCATCGACCTCGCCCGTCCCAAGGACAACGAGAAGATCTCCGGATTCCTCCCCATGGAACGCGAGTGGATCGACAAGATCGTAGATATGGGTTACGTAGATACTTTCCGGCAATTCGACGAAGGGCCGGACAACTACACCTGGTGGCACCTCATGTCCGGAGCGAGAAAGCGGAACGTGGGCTGGCGCATCGATTACTTCTACGTAACCGAGGACCTGATGCCTTCAGTCTCCAACGCATGGATCATGCCGGACGTCATGGGTTCGGACCACTGTCCGATCGGGATTGAAGTGGGGGTGGGGTGA
- a CDS encoding carbohydrate-binding family 9-like protein has protein sequence MSDSPSPEIVPKTYTCYRACGPITIDGKLSDPSWIRAPRTDLFVDIEGDLKPIPRFGTRAMMLWDDEYFYVAADMEEPDVWGTLTKRDSVICLDNDFEVFIDPDGDTNHYMEFEINPLNTAWDLYLPKPYNKGGKADHDWDFEGVRHAVHIDGTVNCSHDVDRGWSTEIAFPWTSMAEYAGVDCPPKAGDSWRVNFSRVEWEFERYKDGYLKKEGIPCDNWVWSPQGEINMHLPEMWGHVVFSDTVVGTAEM, from the coding sequence ATGTCCGATTCGCCATCGCCGGAAATCGTCCCCAAGACCTACACCTGCTACCGTGCCTGCGGCCCCATCACGATCGACGGAAAGCTGAGCGACCCGTCATGGATCCGGGCGCCCCGCACCGACCTCTTCGTCGATATCGAAGGGGACCTCAAGCCCATCCCGCGGTTCGGCACGCGCGCCATGATGCTGTGGGACGACGAGTACTTCTACGTGGCGGCCGACATGGAGGAACCAGACGTCTGGGGCACGCTGACCAAACGGGATTCCGTCATCTGCCTCGACAACGACTTCGAGGTGTTCATCGATCCCGACGGGGACACCAACCACTACATGGAGTTCGAGATCAACCCGCTGAACACCGCCTGGGACCTGTACCTGCCCAAACCCTACAACAAGGGCGGAAAAGCCGACCACGACTGGGACTTCGAGGGTGTGCGGCACGCCGTCCATATCGACGGAACGGTCAACTGCTCCCACGACGTGGACCGCGGCTGGTCCACCGAAATCGCCTTCCCCTGGACCAGCATGGCCGAGTACGCCGGGGTGGACTGTCCACCGAAGGCCGGGGATTCCTGGCGGGTCAACTTCTCACGGGTCGAGTGGGAGTTCGAGCGCTACAAGGACGGCTATCTGAAGAAAGAAGGGATTCCCTGCGACAACTGGGTCTGGTCCCCCCAGGGGGAGATCAACATGCACCTCCCCGAGATGTGGGGGCACGTGGTGTTCTCGGATACGGTCGTGGGAACGGCGGAGATGTGA